In a genomic window of Dyadobacter fermentans DSM 18053:
- a CDS encoding BspA family leucine-rich repeat surface protein: MKTLYTILLVLLGQLALAQNEFITRWDLSVSGSGATQLSFNVATSGPVNYTWTEVSPGTATGSGAFEGATATITDLPAGATIELSIAPTHFKRIHINNGQDRKRLLDVVQWGTVSWASMNQAFYGCANLQISATDLPDLSGVTDMYRMFRGCSLLNGPANIGEWNTQNVTNMGAVFCEATAFNQPIGTWNTANATNLAGMFILARAFNQPIGSWNTSKVTDLTELFFGASAFNQPVGNWNVGTVFRMTYMFKDATSFNQTLGTWKLNRSAFLVSMLDNSGMDCYHYGETLIGWAQNPASPQGTLLSGIGRTYGSADAIAARKFLIEEKKWVIGGDAASGSECARPFVTRWDLARSGSGGTQLSFGVSTSGPVNFTWTAIGAGTPASGLGTFNDGTATITGLPAGATIELRIDPANFRRINIGNGPDKQRLNDIVRWGSAGWTSMENAFYGCTNLQISAPDMPDLSTVTSSAAMFRGCSALMGPADIGDWNTANVTDMTGMFQDAIAFNQSLGSWELDASVNLSNFLNNSGLSCLNYGETLKGWEANAATPPGRNLGAVGRTYGTEAENAREALVTVKGWTINGDGASGSECSGNFITQWDLSKTGSGDAQISFGVITSGPVGYTWTEISSGTPATGSGTFDNGTAIITGLPAGAMIKVSINPANFQGIAIANGQDKDRLVVVSSWGSTAWASMNAAFDGCTNLQITAIDLPNLSLVTSMASMFRGCAALNSVGNIGSWNVANVTDMSSLFEGASAFNQNIAGWNTGNVRRMDRMFERAGAFDQPIGTWHTGQVTDMHSMFENAASFKQSVGAWNTGNVTDMTAMFKGATAFNQPLGNWKLNAAVILANFLDDSGLNCINYGETLKGWAANAATPNGRNLGALNKTYGTESEDARAYLIATKGWTITDDVASGTNCSGAFVTRWDLSTGGSGTTQLSFEIGVAGTVSYTWKQISSGSSASGSGTFTTYNATITGLPAGATIELSILPTNFRRININNGQDKNRLVDIVNWGTTAWNAMNNAFYGCANLQISATDVPDLTNVQNMSQAFRGCAVLNGPANIGSWNTTSVTNMKGMFQEASAFNQNINNWNTANVSTMVSMFQDARAFNQPVDTWNIQNTGNINAIFKGASAFNQPIGNWNTRQVTDMSSAFEDASAFNQPIGTWDTGNVTLIYNIFKGASAFNQPIGAWNTQKVNLMSGMFNGASAFNQPIGTWNTESVWQMDNMFAGAIAFNQPIGTWNVGGVSTMAHMFDGATAFNQDIGGWNTQYVEQMEYMFYGASAFNQDISGWNIGWVWTMENMFNGASAFNQSLGDWTLGWSVGLTSIFTNSGMSCYAYTQTLKGWNDNPYTPHGIILDATGRTYSPSVVGARDNLITAKGWSISNDAASDTECSDGLPVTLVSFSGQKNSENQHVLKWTTASEVDFDHFEIQRSADARRFETIGMVPGKLAATPNVPAEYSFVDRATGSTSYYRLKMIDLDGSFAYSRIISIKNAGVQAFVGSFYPNPASGKVSIDVDALESGQWTVSVVDASGKSLSTSTYYLQKGKNTLRLDRSTTGLNLVRFEYGLLFEVRKFVGK, from the coding sequence ATGAAAACACTTTACACGATTTTGCTGGTGTTGCTAGGCCAGCTTGCCCTCGCCCAAAACGAATTTATTACCCGATGGGACCTCTCCGTTTCCGGCTCGGGTGCTACGCAACTTAGTTTTAATGTAGCCACGTCGGGTCCGGTGAACTATACCTGGACAGAAGTATCGCCGGGTACTGCCACGGGTTCGGGCGCATTTGAAGGCGCAACTGCTACCATCACGGATTTACCTGCCGGAGCGACCATCGAACTCAGCATCGCCCCGACTCACTTTAAAAGGATACATATTAATAATGGTCAGGACCGAAAGAGGTTGCTGGATGTGGTGCAATGGGGAACCGTCTCCTGGGCATCGATGAATCAGGCCTTTTATGGTTGCGCTAACCTGCAAATAAGTGCAACGGATCTGCCGGATTTGAGCGGTGTGACAGATATGTACCGGATGTTCAGGGGATGCTCCTTGTTGAATGGTCCGGCCAATATCGGTGAATGGAATACGCAAAACGTGACCAATATGGGTGCGGTTTTTTGTGAAGCCACTGCTTTTAATCAGCCTATTGGCACATGGAATACGGCCAATGCCACTAATCTAGCCGGGATGTTCATTCTTGCCCGGGCTTTTAATCAGCCTATCGGCTCCTGGAACACATCAAAGGTGACCGACCTTACCGAGCTGTTTTTCGGCGCCTCGGCTTTTAACCAGCCGGTTGGAAATTGGAATGTAGGTACGGTGTTCAGAATGACGTACATGTTTAAAGATGCCACGTCGTTTAATCAGACTTTGGGCACCTGGAAATTGAACCGGAGCGCATTTTTAGTGTCGATGCTCGATAACAGCGGCATGGACTGTTACCACTACGGTGAAACACTGATTGGTTGGGCTCAAAACCCTGCAAGTCCCCAGGGAACCTTGCTGAGTGGCATCGGGCGAACATACGGCAGCGCGGATGCCATTGCCGCCCGGAAGTTCCTGATTGAAGAGAAGAAATGGGTGATCGGAGGTGATGCGGCATCGGGCAGTGAATGCGCCCGCCCGTTCGTAACCCGGTGGGATTTAGCCAGGTCAGGCTCCGGCGGCACGCAGCTTAGCTTTGGAGTGAGTACCAGCGGACCGGTCAATTTCACCTGGACAGCAATCGGTGCCGGCACTCCCGCGAGCGGCCTGGGGACTTTTAATGACGGCACGGCCACGATTACCGGTCTTCCGGCAGGGGCCACCATCGAGCTCAGGATCGATCCTGCCAATTTTCGAAGGATCAATATCGGCAATGGACCCGATAAACAGCGCCTGAACGACATCGTGCGGTGGGGCTCTGCGGGCTGGACGAGCATGGAAAATGCTTTTTATGGCTGTACAAACCTCCAAATCTCTGCCCCCGACATGCCTGATTTGAGTACGGTTACCAGCTCGGCAGCCATGTTCCGGGGATGCAGTGCGCTCATGGGACCTGCCGACATCGGTGATTGGAATACGGCCAACGTCACCGATATGACCGGGATGTTTCAGGACGCCATTGCTTTTAACCAGTCTTTGGGCAGTTGGGAACTGGATGCGTCGGTGAATCTGAGTAATTTTTTAAATAACAGCGGCCTGAGTTGTTTGAACTATGGCGAAACATTGAAGGGCTGGGAGGCAAACGCGGCTACTCCTCCCGGAAGGAACCTTGGCGCAGTCGGCCGTACTTATGGTACTGAGGCGGAAAACGCACGGGAGGCGCTTGTAACCGTCAAAGGCTGGACGATCAATGGCGACGGAGCATCGGGCAGCGAATGTTCAGGAAATTTCATCACGCAATGGGACCTGTCGAAAACTGGTTCGGGCGACGCTCAGATCAGCTTCGGGGTGATTACCAGCGGACCGGTTGGGTACACCTGGACAGAAATCTCTTCCGGCACTCCCGCCACCGGTTCCGGCACTTTTGATAACGGCACGGCCATTATCACCGGTTTACCTGCTGGCGCGATGATCAAGGTCAGCATTAACCCGGCTAATTTCCAGGGTATCGCTATTGCCAATGGCCAGGATAAAGATCGTTTGGTAGTTGTAAGCAGTTGGGGAAGCACCGCGTGGGCCTCTATGAATGCTGCTTTCGATGGCTGTACCAACCTTCAGATCACGGCCATCGATCTGCCTAATCTGAGTTTGGTTACCAGCATGGCCTCGATGTTTCGCGGATGTGCCGCGCTAAACAGCGTGGGCAATATCGGCAGCTGGAATGTGGCAAATGTGACGGATATGTCCAGCCTGTTTGAAGGAGCCAGCGCTTTTAATCAAAACATTGCCGGCTGGAACACGGGGAATGTGAGGCGTATGGATAGGATGTTTGAGCGGGCAGGTGCTTTCGACCAACCCATCGGCACATGGCATACCGGACAGGTCACGGATATGCATTCCATGTTTGAAAATGCCGCAAGCTTCAAACAATCTGTGGGCGCCTGGAATACCGGGAATGTGACAGACATGACTGCCATGTTTAAAGGCGCCACCGCTTTTAATCAACCGTTGGGTAATTGGAAACTGAATGCCGCGGTGATCCTGGCAAATTTCCTTGATGACAGTGGTTTGAATTGCATCAACTACGGCGAAACGCTGAAAGGCTGGGCTGCCAATGCTGCTACGCCCAATGGACGCAACCTTGGCGCATTGAACAAAACCTACGGCACAGAATCCGAAGATGCCCGGGCTTATCTGATCGCAACCAAAGGCTGGACCATCACCGACGATGTCGCATCCGGTACCAATTGTTCGGGCGCCTTCGTCACAAGATGGGACCTGAGCACCGGCGGCTCGGGCACTACTCAACTCAGCTTTGAGATTGGCGTTGCCGGGACGGTGAGTTATACCTGGAAACAGATTTCTTCGGGCTCTTCCGCCAGCGGTTCCGGTACTTTCACCACCTACAACGCAACCATCACGGGCTTACCCGCAGGAGCCACAATCGAACTTAGCATCCTTCCCACCAATTTTCGCAGGATAAATATCAATAATGGTCAGGACAAAAACCGGCTGGTAGATATCGTGAACTGGGGAACAACAGCGTGGAATGCAATGAATAACGCTTTCTACGGCTGTGCTAACCTGCAAATCAGCGCGACGGACGTCCCCGATTTAACCAATGTTCAGAACATGTCTCAGGCTTTCAGGGGTTGCGCCGTACTGAACGGCCCTGCCAACATCGGTAGCTGGAACACGACCAGCGTGACCAATATGAAAGGCATGTTCCAGGAAGCCAGCGCGTTTAACCAGAATATCAATAACTGGAACACCGCCAATGTAAGCACCATGGTGAGCATGTTTCAGGACGCGAGGGCTTTTAACCAGCCCGTTGACACCTGGAATATTCAAAATACAGGCAACATCAATGCCATATTCAAGGGCGCCAGCGCATTTAACCAACCGATTGGTAACTGGAACACCCGGCAAGTAACAGATATGAGTTCTGCATTTGAAGACGCAAGCGCATTTAACCAGCCCATTGGCACCTGGGATACCGGGAATGTGACATTAATATATAATATATTCAAAGGTGCAAGTGCATTTAACCAGCCCATCGGTGCGTGGAATACTCAGAAAGTGAATTTAATGTCTGGTATGTTTAACGGCGCCAGCGCATTTAATCAACCCATCGGCACGTGGAATACCGAATCGGTGTGGCAAATGGACAATATGTTTGCCGGTGCCATTGCCTTTAACCAACCCATCGGCACCTGGAACGTCGGCGGTGTGAGTACTATGGCACACATGTTTGATGGCGCCACCGCATTCAACCAGGACATCGGCGGCTGGAATACGCAGTATGTGGAGCAAATGGAATATATGTTTTATGGAGCAAGCGCATTTAACCAGGATATCAGCGGTTGGAACATCGGTTGGGTATGGACAATGGAAAATATGTTCAATGGCGCCAGCGCTTTCAACCAGTCGTTAGGGGATTGGACGCTCGGCTGGTCGGTGGGATTAACTTCGATTTTCACCAACAGCGGCATGAGCTGCTATGCATACACCCAAACACTGAAAGGCTGGAACGACAATCCTTACACGCCACATGGAATTATCCTCGACGCCACTGGAAGAACGTACAGCCCCAGCGTGGTAGGCGCCCGTGACAATCTGATTACCGCCAAAGGGTGGAGCATCTCCAACGACGCTGCTTCTGACACCGAATGCTCGGATGGCCTCCCGGTTACGCTGGTTTCGTTTTCAGGACAAAAAAACAGTGAAAACCAGCATGTCTTGAAATGGACGACAGCCAGTGAGGTGGATTTTGATCACTTTGAAATACAGCGGTCAGCCGATGCGAGAAGGTTTGAAACAATTGGAATGGTCCCCGGCAAATTGGCTGCGACTCCGAATGTCCCTGCAGAATACAGCTTCGTAGACCGCGCCACCGGCTCCACCAGCTATTACCGCCTTAAAATGATCGATCTCGATGGCTCATTCGCCTACTCCCGGATCATATCCATCAAAAATGCGGGGGTGCAGGCATTCGTGGGCAGCTTCTACCCTAACCCCGCCAGCGGGAAGGTATCGATCGACGTCGATGCACTCGAAAGCGGCCAGTGGACTGTGAGCGTAGTGGACGCAAGCGGGAAAAGTCTCTCGACAAGCACATATTATTTGCAAAAAGGCAAAAACACACTCAGGCTTGACCGAAGCACCACCGGGCTCAACCTGGTGCGCTTCGAGTACGGCCTGCTTTTCGAAGTCAGGAAGTTCGTGGGGAAGTAG
- a CDS encoding VOC family protein, which yields MDIKFEGGINIAVKIPKSKYEATVAFYRDILKLDVEERPITNPTVSRTHRVSFGGNVMWLDCVDNYTHSETWLELNVENVPAATEYLKSQGISTCDELEELPRDMHWITDPAGSVYIVKNRD from the coding sequence ATGGACATTAAATTTGAAGGCGGCATTAACATTGCCGTAAAAATCCCGAAGAGTAAATACGAAGCCACCGTGGCGTTCTACCGCGATATTCTCAAACTGGATGTTGAGGAGCGGCCGATCACAAACCCGACCGTATCGCGAACGCACCGGGTCAGCTTTGGCGGCAATGTCATGTGGCTGGATTGCGTAGATAACTATACGCATTCGGAAACATGGCTGGAACTGAATGTGGAGAATGTCCCGGCAGCGACGGAATATCTGAAATCACAAGGTATTTCGACCTGCGACGAGCTGGAAGAACTTCCCAGGGACATGCATTGGATTACCGATCCTGCGGGCTCAGTTTATATTGTCAAAAACCGGGATTAA
- a CDS encoding class I SAM-dependent methyltransferase encodes MGCGSGAAAREVAKRVPQGRVLGIDRSAKAIAQAVENSATEIASGVLTFRTEAIENFELQKGEEPFDLAFAIRVGALDGRHPEIEQQAIENLKKALKPGGKLYIDGGIPLKLVPV; translated from the coding sequence ATCGGCTGCGGTTCGGGAGCGGCTGCGCGTGAAGTTGCGAAACGGGTCCCGCAAGGCCGGGTGCTGGGAATCGACCGGTCGGCCAAAGCGATCGCACAGGCCGTTGAAAACAGCGCAACAGAAATCGCCAGCGGCGTACTCACATTCCGAACCGAAGCAATCGAGAATTTTGAGTTGCAAAAAGGCGAAGAACCGTTCGACCTTGCATTTGCCATCCGCGTGGGAGCCCTCGACGGTCGGCACCCGGAAATCGAGCAGCAGGCCATTGAAAATTTAAAAAAAGCGCTCAAACCAGGCGGAAAACTCTATATTGACGGGGGAATTCCATTGAAGCTGGTTCCGGTCTGA
- a CDS encoding DNA alkylation repair protein: MSNLNSKMGQTLKAEGILNQIHPDTKLGDLRKIAKDIGKDHELAMELWSSGNFLPRQLAILIMDSKRVSQSLVDELEKDMQTHPIDERNQLIDWLMANQLMKDKKTIALVESWENAASALQRRVFWYHQGRLRWMGKIPLDNAGELLTKIEAGIVNEKPEVQWAMNFTAGWIGIYEKQHRDRCIALGEKTGLYKGDKVSKGCTPDYLPEFIAIESRKQNMG; the protein is encoded by the coding sequence ATGAGTAATCTGAATTCAAAAATGGGTCAAACGTTAAAAGCAGAAGGCATTCTCAATCAAATCCACCCTGATACGAAACTGGGCGACCTTCGAAAAATCGCCAAGGATATCGGGAAAGATCACGAGCTGGCCATGGAACTTTGGTCAAGCGGGAACTTCTTGCCCCGACAATTGGCGATTTTGATCATGGACAGCAAGCGCGTCTCGCAAAGTCTGGTCGACGAACTGGAGAAGGATATGCAAACTCATCCCATCGACGAGCGGAATCAGCTGATCGATTGGTTAATGGCTAATCAGTTGATGAAAGATAAGAAGACCATCGCTCTGGTTGAATCATGGGAAAACGCCGCATCGGCTTTACAAAGGCGCGTTTTTTGGTACCATCAGGGGCGCTTGCGTTGGATGGGTAAAATACCGCTGGATAACGCGGGGGAACTGCTTACCAAAATAGAAGCCGGTATTGTAAATGAGAAGCCAGAAGTACAATGGGCCATGAACTTTACCGCCGGCTGGATCGGCATTTACGAAAAGCAGCATCGCGACCGCTGCATCGCGCTGGGCGAAAAAACCGGCCTTTATAAAGGCGATAAAGTTTCGAAAGGTTGCACACCCGATTACCTGCCGGAGTTTATTGCGATTGAGAGTAGGAAACAGAATATGGGTTGA
- a CDS encoding response regulator, translated as MNTKDMQLSKTIFLVDDDPDDRLLISEAIHSVIKAVRIVEIQSGIDLLNILSSQPGQFPDLILLDMNMPGINGLETLSQLREKPSQRCFPIIMLSTACNNDLVKQAYMLGVNAFMPKPITSGHYRAVARAVNLCFLNHIDSTPPNLSVSETEKETSLIVIEDNEDHWNLIDMAIRQKKHHLKLIRLRDKSSTLEFLDSCYKRLAPYPKLILLDLYMPTKKDGLSILDSIRYFISVNNLPQVPVFVFTFSDHQQDIDACYAIQANAVITKPTDLTHWPLLFADLLDLWGQTVRLPNNQMA; from the coding sequence ATGAACACGAAGGATATGCAACTAAGCAAAACAATCTTTCTGGTTGATGATGACCCCGATGACAGGCTGCTGATTTCCGAGGCAATACACAGCGTCATCAAGGCGGTGCGGATTGTTGAAATCCAAAGCGGGATTGACCTGCTTAACATACTCAGCAGCCAGCCAGGCCAGTTCCCGGATTTAATACTCCTGGACATGAACATGCCCGGAATCAATGGCTTGGAAACCCTTTCACAACTGAGAGAAAAACCGAGTCAGCGGTGTTTTCCAATAATCATGTTATCGACGGCTTGTAATAACGATTTGGTTAAGCAAGCTTACATGCTTGGAGTTAATGCATTTATGCCCAAACCAATTACCTCCGGGCATTACAGAGCGGTCGCGAGGGCCGTCAACCTGTGTTTCCTGAATCATATCGATAGTACCCCTCCTAATTTGTCAGTTTCCGAAACTGAAAAGGAAACCAGCCTAATCGTTATCGAAGACAATGAAGACCACTGGAACCTGATCGACATGGCAATCAGGCAAAAGAAACATCATTTGAAATTGATCAGGCTGCGTGACAAAAGCAGTACGCTGGAATTTCTGGATAGTTGCTACAAACGCCTGGCCCCCTACCCGAAGTTGATACTTTTAGACCTATACATGCCAACCAAAAAAGATGGGCTCAGTATTCTGGACTCAATCCGGTACTTCATCTCTGTGAATAACCTGCCCCAGGTGCCCGTTTTCGTTTTTACCTTTTCCGATCATCAGCAGGACATCGACGCCTGCTATGCAATACAGGCAAATGCAGTGATAACAAAACCTACCGATTTGACCCACTGGCCGCTCCTATTCGCAGACTTGCTTGATTTATGGGGCCAAACGGTGCGTCTGCCAAACAACCAGATGGCCTAG
- a CDS encoding SDR family NAD(P)-dependent oxidoreductase → MNYRQSFPLLSMFAISALTSLLLTGCATKQLSKSDRRKVQGKTFVVTGASSGFGRGVALRLGEYHANVVLAARRGEVLESVAADVRKAGGQAIVVLTDVGRQQDVERLADTTVKVFGKADVWINNAGVGAIGGFEDIPLDEYSKLIDVNLKGVVYGSQAALKLFKKQGYGKLINTGSVESAVPLAYHATYGSTKAAVRALGNVLHQELRLSGHLKKIKVVTIMPWAVDTPFWRHAANYSGGTPRMAAMDGPEKVVNAIIFSSLHRRRELPVGWKARASYISHRLMPHLTERISANIAYRYQIKTAPPAPPTKGSVMLPMPEGQGIDDGVRQRMKAEKKEQKGRKDSNKRIEQ, encoded by the coding sequence ATGAATTACCGTCAGAGCTTTCCGTTGCTAAGCATGTTTGCGATATCCGCACTCACGAGCCTGCTGCTCACTGGATGTGCCACCAAACAGCTCAGTAAATCGGACCGGCGAAAAGTCCAGGGCAAGACCTTTGTAGTAACCGGCGCTTCAAGCGGCTTTGGACGGGGCGTAGCATTGCGGCTCGGCGAGTACCACGCAAATGTGGTGCTCGCCGCACGCCGGGGTGAAGTGCTCGAATCCGTCGCAGCCGATGTCCGTAAAGCAGGTGGACAGGCCATTGTGGTGCTAACCGATGTGGGCAGGCAGCAAGACGTCGAACGCCTGGCTGACACGACCGTCAAAGTGTTCGGTAAAGCTGATGTTTGGATCAACAATGCGGGTGTAGGGGCTATCGGCGGATTTGAGGACATTCCTCTCGATGAATATTCAAAACTGATCGATGTCAACCTCAAAGGGGTCGTATACGGAAGCCAGGCCGCCCTGAAACTGTTTAAAAAGCAGGGTTATGGTAAGCTGATCAACACCGGCTCGGTCGAAAGCGCTGTGCCTTTGGCATACCATGCAACCTATGGCTCCACCAAGGCGGCTGTCAGGGCGCTAGGCAATGTGCTACACCAGGAACTACGGCTCAGCGGGCATCTTAAAAAGATAAAGGTGGTTACGATCATGCCGTGGGCGGTGGATACACCATTCTGGCGCCATGCGGCCAATTACAGCGGCGGCACGCCACGGATGGCTGCTATGGACGGGCCTGAGAAAGTGGTGAATGCGATCATTTTTTCCTCCCTTCACCGCCGGCGTGAATTGCCCGTCGGCTGGAAAGCACGGGCATCGTATATCTCACACCGGTTAATGCCCCATCTGACCGAGCGGATTTCGGCCAATATCGCCTACCGCTATCAAATCAAGACTGCACCGCCAGCACCGCCTACAAAAGGTTCTGTAATGTTGCCGATGCCTGAGGGGCAGGGCATCGACGACGGCGTGCGTCAGAGAATGAAAGCCGAAAAAAAAGAACAAAAAGGGAGAAAGGATTCAAATAAACGAATAGAGCAATGA
- a CDS encoding DUF4142 domain-containing protein, with amino-acid sequence MKKLLLPLGIVSLFFVASSCTDHDSDGMLNQTDRDFMMKAADANLFEIKAGELASGKAAADSVRHYGHHMVTDHSMATVELKSLAEKKMVTLPENVSAAKQMKLDSLAMLTGMRFDSVYMAMMVISHVETIDQFNLETTLGHDPEVKSFAAGKLPVLHHHLEEAIRLKEWLW; translated from the coding sequence ATGAAAAAGCTGTTACTTCCACTGGGCATTGTAAGTCTTTTCTTCGTCGCTAGCTCCTGCACTGACCATGACAGTGACGGGATGCTTAACCAAACAGACCGCGACTTTATGATGAAAGCCGCAGATGCCAACCTGTTTGAGATCAAGGCCGGCGAGCTGGCGTCGGGCAAGGCCGCTGCCGACTCAGTCCGGCATTACGGCCACCATATGGTCACCGATCACAGCATGGCTACTGTGGAACTGAAATCGCTCGCTGAAAAGAAAATGGTCACATTGCCGGAAAACGTCTCTGCGGCAAAGCAAATGAAACTTGACAGCCTGGCCATGCTCACAGGAATGAGATTCGATTCGGTCTACATGGCCATGATGGTTATCTCACACGTGGAAACGATCGATCAATTCAACCTGGAAACCACATTAGGACACGATCCGGAGGTCAAGTCTTTCGCGGCAGGCAAGCTTCCGGTGCTGCATCACCATTTAGAGGAAGCGATCAGGCTAAAAGAATGGCTCTGGTAA
- a CDS encoding FRG domain-containing protein — translation MKSIRIHTVDQYIRQILALSKEASDFCIFRGQRVKAPLTPSIARYDLTDSIPQVEKRMLADLKRMGKMLIGSPVTDDWELLILAQHYGLKTRLLDWSSNPLVAMFFAIRDIDDSQNPSYVYAFTGDEGQVFDKDNAMAGQKGGSPFEITELKVLRPSLNNERIIAQSGWFTVHPYDQVQNKFVPMDQDQEVSESVTEFVIDADIKAKLIDDLNMLGFNAQTMFPELAGLCHYLNWQYLRAPSL, via the coding sequence ATGAAATCGATCCGGATACATACGGTGGACCAGTACATCCGACAGATATTGGCACTCAGCAAAGAAGCATCGGACTTTTGCATCTTCCGCGGCCAGCGCGTAAAAGCGCCGCTTACCCCTTCCATTGCCCGCTACGATCTGACAGACAGTATTCCACAGGTCGAAAAAAGAATGCTTGCCGACCTGAAGCGAATGGGCAAGATGCTGATCGGAAGTCCGGTAACGGATGATTGGGAGCTGCTGATCCTGGCGCAGCACTACGGTTTGAAAACCCGGCTGCTCGACTGGTCGAGCAACCCGCTGGTAGCCATGTTCTTTGCTATCCGCGATATCGACGACTCGCAAAACCCGTCTTATGTATATGCTTTTACCGGAGACGAAGGCCAGGTTTTCGACAAGGACAACGCCATGGCCGGACAGAAGGGCGGCTCCCCGTTTGAGATAACCGAATTGAAAGTGCTCAGGCCTTCCCTAAATAACGAGCGCATCATCGCCCAGTCGGGATGGTTCACGGTGCATCCTTACGATCAGGTGCAAAACAAGTTTGTGCCTATGGACCAGGATCAGGAAGTCAGCGAGAGCGTGACCGAATTTGTGATCGATGCGGATATCAAAGCAAAGCTCATTGACGATTTAAACATGCTCGGCTTCAATGCACAAACAATGTTTCCCGAGCTTGCGGGGCTATGCCATTATCTGAACTGGCAGTATCTGAGGGCACCCAGCTTATAG
- a CDS encoding cyanophycinase: MSRTDIKSPHGKLIAIGGKEARSSEEGMLAGSTREPAHDSGSILTHVLAEIKGPASRIEILTTASEQRSEMADMYTEAFRKLGCEQVGILDLDGRNVDSKETLQRLAAADGLFMTGGDQTRLIEKIGGSEFLKNLKRRYQQDDFTIIGTSAGAMAMSEVMINEGDSTESLLKGIVSLSRGFNFLPKTVIDTHFMSRGRFSRLAEALLMHKGMTALGICEDTALVVGDGGIARAIGSGIVMVLEAEKVRSTNFKEAKKGEAIYVEGMQIHILASGAMYSLPEKKFLLSTQPQ; the protein is encoded by the coding sequence ATGAGTAGAACCGACATTAAAAGCCCCCATGGCAAGCTGATTGCCATTGGGGGTAAAGAAGCACGAAGCAGTGAAGAAGGCATGCTTGCCGGAAGTACACGGGAACCTGCTCACGACAGCGGATCGATCCTTACCCATGTACTGGCCGAAATAAAAGGGCCCGCATCGCGGATCGAAATCCTTACCACGGCCTCTGAGCAGCGATCCGAAATGGCTGACATGTATACCGAGGCATTCCGCAAATTAGGCTGCGAACAGGTGGGCATTCTCGATCTGGACGGCCGCAATGTTGACAGCAAAGAAACGCTTCAACGGCTTGCAGCGGCAGACGGCCTGTTCATGACTGGTGGCGACCAGACCCGCCTGATTGAAAAAATAGGTGGTAGCGAATTCCTGAAAAACCTCAAACGGCGGTACCAGCAGGATGATTTCACCATTATCGGTACCAGCGCCGGCGCCATGGCCATGTCCGAAGTGATGATCAACGAAGGCGACAGTACCGAGTCCCTGCTGAAAGGGATCGTCTCGCTTTCCCGTGGGTTTAACTTTTTGCCTAAAACCGTTATCGATACGCATTTCATGAGCCGCGGGCGTTTTTCGCGCCTGGCCGAAGCGCTATTAATGCACAAAGGCATGACGGCCCTTGGTATCTGTGAGGACACGGCATTGGTGGTTGGGGACGGCGGCATAGCCCGGGCAATCGGCTCGGGCATCGTCATGGTGCTGGAAGCGGAAAAGGTAAGATCTACCAATTTCAAAGAAGCGAAAAAGGGAGAGGCGATCTATGTGGAAGGCATGCAAATTCACATACTTGCCAGCGGGGCGATGTATTCGTTGCCCGAAAAGAAGTTTCTGTTATCCACCCAGCCACAATGA